One window of the Podospora pseudopauciseta strain CBS 411.78 chromosome 4, whole genome shotgun sequence genome contains the following:
- the rtf2 gene encoding Replication termination factor 2 (COG:S; EggNog:ENOG503NYBP) — translation MGNDGGSIPKRRELVKDAARAPTVSELKATAHESLNHAWTHDPLTSELLDLENAVSDWRGRLYNYESILKGLMPGDSDDTKTTESANGESPEATFASTGIKSLRDIVKLKVKWYTSPGTKEKGIWACPVTLKELGASTKSVYLVPCGHVFAETAIKQIHEEVCPECSEPFHSEDIIPILPTEKSDMERLAARNEALRAKGLTHSLKKDKSSSKKKRKADEANGTRSATGEEDTAKATPKSATSHRVSGINNAMTASLTAKVLAEQEERNKRRKLVAAGN, via the coding sequence ATGGGAAACGATGGAGGCTCCATTCCCAAGAGGCGCGAATTGGTCAAAGACGCAGCCCGCGCGCCAACAGTAAGCGAGCTCAAAGCAACCGCACACGAGAGTCTCAACCACGCTTGGACTCATGATCCCCTCACCTCGGAGCTTCTGGATCTCGAAAATGCTGTGTCTGACTGGCGTGGCCGCCTCTACAACTACGAGTCCATTCTCAAGGGCCTGATGCCGGGCGACAGCGATGACACCAAAACCACCGAGTCAGCGAACGGCGAGTCCCCGGAGGCTACGTTCGCATCTACCGGTATCAAATCTCTTCGAGATATTGTTAAGCTTAAGGTCAAATGGTACACATCCCCTGGaacaaaggaaaagggaATATGGGCCTGTCCGGTGACGCTAAAGGAGTTGGGGGCATCCACCAAATCTGTGTACCTTGTTCCATGTGGCCATGTCTTTGCCGAAACAGCCATCAAGCAGATACACGAAGAAGTCTGTCCCGAGTGTAGCGAGCCGTTTCACTCCGAGGACATCATCCCTATCTTGCCAACTGAGAAGTCCGACATGGAAAGACTAGCGGCAAGAAACGAAGCCCTCCGTGCGAAGGGCTTGACGCACAGTTTAAAGAAGGATAAATCATCCAGCAAAAAGAAACGCAAGGCCGACGAGGCCAATGGCACTCGCTCCGCAACAGGAGAAGAGGACACTGCGAAGGCAACGCCCAAGTCAGCCACCTCGCACCGGGTGAGTGGCATCAACAATGCCATGACAGCGTCGCTTACTGCCAAGGTGCTTGCTGAGCAAGAGGAACGCAACAAGCGGAGGAAACTGGTTGCTGCAGGGAACTAA
- a CDS encoding hypothetical protein (EggNog:ENOG503PAJW), which produces MAEYHRSKSYYHRLTHLNRSPALLSVTLTMPSTSHINIWAVLAATVQLTAGIPLSPAATDCNRAVLAEAADAYVASQKAGSLAPLQEFVASGWEYEENNERIDATKSVLTQGLAIDHRRTIYDLVDCATFTELIAANNPQPHVIGTQIRHGADGKVTLIDSVASTTGSWLFNAQNTLKYALQEKWDIIPEGKRDSREKIKAAGDAYMSMWDDAKASSLVPWGAPCARLEGGAYTGRGDEDTCRQGIPTNSSQAPNTRRRYVIDESMGSVNIICVWEHMMNAADSHEFRLENGKVRYIHTMTECGGRVCRL; this is translated from the coding sequence ATGGCCGAGTACCACCGTTCCAAGTCATATTATCATCGACTTACCCATCTTAACAGAAGTCCTGCTTTGCTTTCTGTTACATTGACGATGCCTTCCACGAGTCACATCAACATCTGGGCTGTTCTTGCTGCCACAGTCCAACTAACTGCAGGCATTCCTTTGTCACCGGCCGCGACAGACTGCAACCGCGCCGTTCTGGCAGAGGCAGCAGACGCCTATGTTGCTAGCCAGAAAGCTGGCAGCCTGGCTCCCCTGCAAGAATTTGTTGCTAGTGGTTGGGAGTACGAGGAGAACAACGAGCGTATTGATGCAACGAAGTCCGTTCTGACACAAGGATTGGCCATTGACCACCGACGTACTATCTACGACCTCGTCGACTGTGCCACCTTCACCGAGCTCATTGCCGCAAACAACCCACAGCCACATGTGATTGGCACTCAAATCCGCCACGGTGCGGACGGCAAAGTAACCCTCATTGACAGTGTCGCCTCCACAACTGGGTCATGGCTCTTTAATGCTCAAAATACGCTCAAATACGCCCTTCAGGAGAAATGGGACATCATCCCTGAGGGAAAGCGGGACAGCAGAGAGAAGATCAAGGCGGCCGGCGACGCCTACATGTCGATGTGGGATGATGCCAAAGCTTCGAGCCTCGTTCCCTGGGGGGCGCCGTGTGCGAGGTTGGAGGGCGGCGCTTATACAGGCAGAGGTGATGAGGACACATGCAGGCAAGGAATCCCGACAAACAGTAGCCAGGCACCCAATACGCGCCGCCGCTATGTTATCGACGAGTCTATGGGGTCTGTCAATATTATTTGTGTTTGGGAGCACATGATGAACGCGGCCGACAGTCATGAATTCCGCCTTGAGAACGGAAAGGTACGATATATCCACACTATGACTGAGTGTGGAGGCCGAGTATGCAGGCTGTAG
- a CDS encoding hypothetical protein (BUSCO:EOG0926195C; EggNog:ENOG503NY9J; COG:T) codes for MRRTGALALLGAIAHGSLAASESLPRGVGPEFVKFFESKTTFTCIGNPSITLKASQVNDNSCDCPDGSDEPGTAACANIDPLSPEQPLPGSVTGTTNTTAALPGFWCVNAGHVGSYLPFMYVNDGVCDYELCCDGSDENTHAGGVQCENRCDAIGKEYRRLEEQRRQNKERSVKKRRTLVKESRELRRRVEVKIANLKTEVRDLDAKKAEMQAKFDEVERSERGKVVKSEGQGGKLGVLVGLAKSRVNELRNTLDKVMDQRDDLQDKVDQLEDILTKLKEEYNPNFNDEGVKAAVKAWEDYAAGQPSEPKGDLADSDIMEVLKEDSETSGINWAEFETGEASDVDVVYNWEAYLPVPVRDYVHQKLNLLRVWAIENGILADNPTSGGESRLVTAAREARDSATNAHSVKLGQLEEEQRELEKDYGPDDVFRVLKGKCISGEAGEYDYELCWFDKTTQKSKKGHGNTNMGNFVRIDKEFVDEEERLDGKGLGKGQRLVLRYENGQGCWNGPNRRTDVYLGCAETDEVWRTVEAEKCVYRMEVGSPAACEDVQEPGVPIKNEL; via the exons ATGCGCAGGACAGGCGCATTGGCGCTTTTGGGCGCCATTGCTCACGGCAGTCTCGCTGCATCAGAGAGCTTGCCGCGGGGCGTTGGACCCGAGT TTGTCAAGTTCTTCGAAAGTAAAACAACCTTTACATGCATCGGCAatccctccatcaccctcaaggCGTCACAGGTCAATGACAACTCGTGCGACTGCCCCGATGGCTCGGACGAACCTGGGACCGCCGCCTGCGCCAATATTGACCCCCTATCTCCAGAACAGCCACTTCCAGGCTCCGTAaccggcaccaccaacacaaccGCCGCCCTCCCCGGCTTCTGGTGCGTCAACGCCGGCCATGTTGGAAGCTACCTCCCCTTCATGTACGTCAACGATGGCGTCTGCGACTACGAGCTGTGTTGCGATGGCAGCGACGAGAACACTCATGCCGGTGGTGTCCAGTGTGAAAACCGTTGCGATGCTATTGGGAAAGAATATCGACGTCTGGAAGAACAACGGAGACAGAACAAGGAGCGGtcggtgaagaagaggcGCACGTTGGTCAAGGAGTCCCGTGAGCTGCGCCGACGGGTGGAGGTTAAAATTGCGAACCTCAAGACAGAGGTGCGAGACCTTGACGCCAAGAAGGCAGAAATGCAGGCCAAGTTTGATGAGGTGGAACGCTCAGAAAGAGGAAAGGTCGTCAAGAGTGAAGGCCAGGGCGGCAAGCTGGGTGTTCTCGTTGGTCTGGCCAAAAGCCGCGTCAATGAGTTGCGAAATACGTTGGACAAGGTCATGGACCAGCGGGATGATCTTCAAGACAAGGTCGACCAACTGGAGGACAtcctcaccaagctcaaggaggagTACAATCCTAACTTCAACGATGAGGGCGTCAAGGCTGCGGTCAAGGCCTGGGAGGATTACGCTGCAGGACAGCCCAGCGAGCCCAAGGGAGACCTCGCCGACTCCGATATTATGGAGGTGCTAAAAGAGGATAGTGAAACATCTGGAATCAATTGGGCCGAGTTTGAGACTGGCGAGGCGAGCGATGTTGACGTCG TGTACAACTGGGAGGCCTATCTTCCAGTGCCAGTCCGCGACTATGTTCACCAGaagctcaacctcctccggGTTTGGGCGATCGAGAATGGCATCCTTGCTGACAACCCTACCAGTGGCGGAGAGTCTCGTTTGGTCACAGCCGCAAGGGAGGCCCGCGATTCTGCCACGAATGCACATTCGGTAAAGCTGGGCCAgctggaagaggagcagCGGGAGCTCGAAAAGGACTATGGCCCTGATGATGTTTTCCGTGTCCTGAAGGGCAAGTGCATCAGCGGTGAGGCTGGCGAATATGACTATGAGCTCTGCTGGTTCGACAAGACCACTCAAAAGAGTAAGAAGGGCCATGGGAATACCAACATGGGCAACTTTGTGCGCATTGACAAGGAGTTtgtggatgaggaagagagacTTGACGGCAAGGGACTGGGCAAGGGCCAGAGGTTGGTTTTGCGGTATGAGAATGGGCAGGGGTGCTGGAACGGGCCCAACAGGAGAACCGACGTTTACCTTGGCTGTGCTGAGACAGACGAGGTCTGGCGCACGGTAGAGGCTGAGAAGTGCGTGTACAGGATGGAGGTCGGCTCCCCAGCTGCCTGTGAAGATGTTCAGGAGCCCGGCGTGCCGATTAAAAACGAGCTATAG
- the TOR1 gene encoding phosphatidylinositol kinase-related protein kinase tor1 (EggNog:ENOG503NU9I; COG:L): MSAVKDQTATSLDQHIKEIRNRNYDENQRKRAARQIRDLVNAAKQEMGAEQFQRFFDNVNQRTNLLIQGPDTYDRLGGIYILDALVDFDGIEPALKYTRFQNYIGSILRGRDINSMQPAAVVLGKLCKPGGSLISELVDSEVQTALEWLQSDRIEERRYSAVLVLRELARNTPTLMYNYVGYVFEQIWIGLRDSRLLIRETASETVSACFKIIRERDQELKKDWMDKMLNEAIKGLKINTVEFIHASLLVLKELLEQGGMYMQAHYQEACEIVFRHKDARDPAIRKTVVLLIPDLANYAPTEFSASYLHMFMVYLGGMLKKDKDRNDAFLAIGNIANSVKSAITPYLDGVLIHIREGLSVQSRKRSSVDPVFDCISRLAVAVGQTMSKYMEALLDPIFACELTPKLTQALVDMAFYIPPVKATIQERLLDMLSKVLCGEPFRPLGAPHPNSLASIPHIPKDPKDPLAHQRTKDEVKLALNTLGSFDFQGHVLNEFVRDVAIKYVEDDDPETREAAALTCCQLYVRDPIVNQTSYHALQVVADVIERLLTVGVSDPEPKIRQTLLAALDERFDQHLAKAENIRTLFFALHDEQFAVREVAVSIIGRLARHNPAYVIPQLRKTIIQMLTELEYTDVARSKEESSRLLSLLTRHAQELVKPYVNSITQVLLPKARDPIPSVAATVLQALGELCTVGGEEMLNYKKDLMPIIIDALQDQSAPVKREAALHTLGQLASNTGYVIKPYLEYPQLLEILQSIIRGEPQRGLLRQETIKVMGILGALDPYKYQQVEDRAPRTQKQTEATQLTDVSLMMGGLTPSQEDYYPTVVINALLQILKDQSLVQWHGNVVDAIMSIFITLGLKCVQFLDRVVPAFIAVIRASSQTRLDFYFNHLSRLVGIVRQHIRVYLPDIIEVLQEYWDTTYSLQTTIMSLIESIARSLEGEFKVYLASLLPMMLGLLEKDTTTKRQPTEKIFHAFLVFGSSAEEYMHLIIPVLVRLFDNSAQPMFLRKSAIETIGKLSSMVNLNDYASKIIHPLTRVLASHEPSLRVAALDTLCALMLQLGRDYLHFEHTVHKTISTYGLQHSNYDKAVEKLKKGETLPPNLAPRFEDNAVELHASENSPPKKLDLNPMHLRQAWETKGKSTKDDWHEWFRKFSTTLLSESPNHSLRACASLASTYQPLARELFNSAFVSCWSELYEQFQEELITNIENTIKSENVPPDLLGLLLNLAEFMEHDDKALPIDIRTLGREAARCHAYAKALHYKELEFLQDHNSHAVEALIVINNQLQQSDAAIGILTKVKAYKDGITLRESWFEKLERWDEALNFYCQRERELPPDQPTPVDIVMGKMRCYHALGEWDSLASLAGKTWSNSAPEVQRMIAGLATTAAWGLGKWDSMDNYLQSMKRFSPDRAFFGAILALHRNQFREALGCIDQAREGLDTELSALVSESYNRAYQVVVRVQMLAELEELIIYKQCDAEKQASLRATWETRLKGCQRNVEVWQRMLRLRSLVLTPPENMHMWTKFANLCRKSGRMGLAEKSLRQLIGSDVPLDTVIPHWHDRPMDPDAERLASPVLYAVLKYQWEVGLQPAMRNTDRTIAERTLYCLRKFTDETAHRVESARHQLAASTQAGNGAIDGLHQASTFSEFDEAALLSPDVQRHWTEQTVLLAKCYLRQGDWMIALNKDDWQYTRRKDILSCYYKATYYHRRWYKAWHAWALANFEVVQALGSRKDLDSGVIIQYAVPAVHGFFESISLSSGSSLQDTLRLLTLWLTYGGNPDVASGVTEGFNRVSVDTWLEVIPQLIARITQPNKKVQASIHGLLSDVGRAHPQALVYPLTVAMKSRQSTRRSKTASVIMEAIRQHSYKLVEQAETVSRELIRTAVLWHELWHEGLEEASRLYFGDHNIKGMFDALEPLHDLLEKGPQTLREVSFTQTFGRDLGEAREWCRQYRETEDVNDLNQAWDLYYQVFRRISRQLPQMTTLELTYCSPDLLQARDLELAVPGTYRSGQEVVRIMSFDGTFTVISSKQRPRKLDIVGSDGKTYTFLLKGHEDIRQDERVMQLFGLCNTLLANDSECYKRHLNIQRYPAIPLSQNSGLLGWVPDSDTIHQLIRDYRESRKILLNIEHRIMLQMAPDYDNLTLMQKVEVFGYALDNTTGQDLYRVLWLKSKSSEAWLDRRTNYTRSLGVMSMVGYILGLGDRHPSNLMLDRITGKIIHIDFGDCFEVAMKREKYPERVPFRLTRMLTYAMEVSNIEGSFRITCEHVMRVLRDNKESVMAVLEAFIHDPLLTWRLTNPASPAGPHFNSEREQAIAGPQAARVRRPSILEAPMAPTEFLAAQAGPEGLTGARSRARTNSSAAPLPSITDDGVHGPIEIAEVQNARAVEVLDRVSQKLTGRDFKPNEELLVKDQVNKLIIEATKLENLCQHYIGWCSFW; encoded by the exons ATGTCCGCCGTCAAAGATCAGACAGCTACCTCGCTGGACCAGCACATCAAGGAGATCAGGAATCG AAACTATGATGAAAACCAAAGGAAACGGGCCGCGCGCCAAATCAGAGACCTGGTCAATGCTGCCAAGCAGG AGATGGGTGCCGAACAGTTCCAGCGCTTCTTCGATAATGTCAATCAGCGTACGAATCTATTGATACAAGGTCCCGATACGTATGACCGTCTTGGTGGAATTTACATCCTGGATGCGTTGGTCGATTTTGACGGCATAGAACCAGCCTTGAAGTACACCCGCTTCCAGAACTACATTGGCAGTATCCTGCGTGGCCGCGATATCAACTCTATGCAGCCGGCCGCTGTCGTCCTTGGAAAACTATGCAAGCCAGGCGGTTCCTTGATTTCCGAACTGGTCGATTCCGAAGTTCAAACAGCGCTTGAGTGGCTACAGTCTGACCGAATCGAGGAACGGCGGTACTCAGCAGTCTTGGTGCTTCGCGAGCTGGCCAGAAACACGCCTACGTTGATGTACAACTATGTGGGCTACGTCTTTGAACAGATTTGGATTGGCCTTCGTGACTCCCGTCTCTTGATTCGCGAGACTGCCAGTGAGACCGTTAGCGCCTGTTTCAAAATCATTCGTGAGCGAGACcaggagctgaagaaggacTGGATGGATAAGATGCTCAACGAGGCGATCAAGGGGCTCAAGATCAACACGGTTGAGTTTATCCATGCCTCGCTTCTTGTGCTCAAGGAGCTGCTTGAACAGGGTGGCATGTACATGCAGGCTCACTACCAAGAGGCCTGTGAGATTGTCTTCCGCCACAAAGACGCGCGCGATCCCGCCATCCGCAAGACGGTTGTGCTTTTGATCCCGGACCTGGCCAACTATGCACCGACAGAGTTCTCGGCGAGCTATTTGCACATGTTTATGGTGTATCTTGGGGGCAtgctgaagaaggacaaggaccGCAACGACGCCTTTCTTGCCATTGGCAACATCGCCAACTCGGTCAAGAGCGCAATCACACCCTATTTAGACGGCGTTCTCATCCATATTCGCGAGGGTCTCAGTGTACAGTCCCGGAAACGAAGCTCGGTCGATCCTGTTTTTGACTGCATCAGTCGATTGGCCGTCGCCGTGGGTCAGACAATGAGCAAGTATATGGAGGCACTTCTTGATCCCATCTTCGCCTGCGAGCTCACGCCAAAACTGACACAGGCCCTTGTCGATATGGCGTTCTACATCCCCCCAGTCAAAGCCACCATTCAAGAGCGCCTGTTGGACATGCTGAGCAAAGTTCTCTGCGGCGAACCCTTCAGACCTCTGGGTGCACCCCATCCAAACTCGCTCGCTTCCATACCTCATATTCCCAAAGACCCAAAGGACCCCCTTGCTCACCAGCGGACAAAGGATGAAGTCAAGTTGGCCCTCAACACGCTCGGCAGCTTTGATTTTCAAGGCCATGTCTTGAACGAATTCGTCCGCGACGTCGCTATCAAATACGTCGAAGATGATGACCCAGAAACACGTGAGGCTGCTGCCCTTACCTGCTGCCAGCTCTATGTGCGTGACCCAATCGTCAACCAGACAAGCTATCATGCCCTCCAGGTGGTCGCCGATGTCATCGAGAGACTCCTGACTGTGGGTGTTTCGGATCCCGAACCCAAAATACGGCAGACGTTGCTAGCAGCCCTTGACGAGCGATTTGACCAGCATCTCGCCAAGGCTGAGAATATACGCACCTTGTTCTTCGCCCTCCACGATGAACAGTTTGCCGTCAGGGAGGTGGCCGTGTCCATCATAGGCCGGTTGGCTCGCCACAATCCCGCCTATGTTATCCCCCAGCTGCGAAAAACCATCATTCAGATGTTGACAGAGCTTGAATACACAGATGTGGCTCGGAGCAAGGAGGAAAGCTCAAGATTACTCAGTCTTCTCACACGGCACGCTCAGGAGCTGGTCAAACCATACGTCAACTCCATCACCCAAGTGTTGCTGCCAAAAGCTCGCGACCCGATCCCGTCCGTTGCTGCGACTGTCCTCCAAGCACTCGGGGAACTGTGCACcgttggtggagaagagATGCTAAACTACAAGAAGGATCTCAtgcccatcatcattgaCGCATTGCAGGATCAAAGCGCACCAGTTAAACGGGAGGCAGCCCTGCATACCCTCGGTCAGCTGGCCAGTAACACAGGCTATGTCATCAAACCCTACCTCGAGTATCCCCAACTTCTTGAGATCCTGCAGTCCATCATCCGGGGCGAGCCTCAGCGCGGGCTTTTACGACAGGAAACCATCAAGGTGATGGGCATCCTGGGAGCACTCGATCCCTACAAATATCAG CAGGTCGAAGATCGCGCGCCGCGCACACAGAAGCAAACCGAAGCAACCCAACTAACTGATGTGTCCCTCATGATGGGCGGACTAACCCCTTCACAGGAGGACTACTACCCAACCGTTGTTATTAATGCCCTTCTCCAGATCCTCAAAGACCAGTCGTTGGTGCAGTGGCACGGAAACGTGGTGGATGCCATCATGAGCATCTTCATCACGCTTGGGCTCAAGTGTGTCCAGTTCCTCGACCGTGTGGTGCCTGCCTTTATCGCCGTGATCCGCGCCTCGAGCCAAACGCGACTCGACTTCTATTTCAACCACCTTAGTAGGCTTGTTGGAATTGTCCGTCAGCATATCAGGGTCTACCTCCCGGACATCATCGAGGTTCTCCAGGAGTATTGGGACACGACATATTCGCTCCAGACCACCATCATGTCGTTGATCGAGTCCATTGCACGCTCCCTAGAGGGCGAGTTCAAGGTCTACCTTGCCAGTCTCCTCCCGATGATGCTCGGCTTGCTGGAAaaggacaccaccaccaagcggCAACCGACCGAAAAGATCTTTCATGCTTTCCTAGTGTTCGGCTCAAGCGCCGAGGAGTATATgcacctcatcatccccgtGTTGGTACGTCTCTTCGACAACTCGGCCCAACCCATGTTTCTGCGCAAGTCTGCCATTGAAACGATTGGCAAGCTCTCGAGCATGGTGAATCTCAACGACTATGCGTCCAaaatcatccaccccctcacccgGGTCCTTGCCAGCCACGAACCAAGTCTAAGAGTGGCTGCCCTCGACACGCTATGTGCCCTCATGTTGCAACTGGGGCGTGATTATTTGCACTTTGAACACACCGTCCACAAAACCATCTCAACATACGGCCTCCAACACTCCAACTATGACAAGGCCGTCGAAAAGCTCAAGAAAGGGGAAACATTACCGCCTAACCTCGCGCCGCGCTTCGAGGACAATGCAGTCGAGCTTCATGCCTCTGAAAACAGCCCGCCCAAGAAATTGGATCTCAACCCCATGCATTTACGGCAAGCCTGGGAAACCAAGGGTAAGTCTACTAAAGACGACTGGCACGAGTGGTTCCGCAAGTTTAGCACGACGTTACTTTCCGAGTCTCCGAATCACTCACTCCGAGCTTGCGCCAGTTTGGCAAGCACTTATCAGCCACTGGCAAGGGAGCTCTTCAACTCTGCCTTCGTCTCATGCTGGAGCGAGCTGTACGAACAATTTCAG GAGGAACTGATCACCAACATCGAAAACACAATCAAATCCGAGAATGTGCCTCCTGATCTTCTGGGTCTTTTGCTGAACCTTGCCGAGTTCATGGAACATGATGATAAGGCCCTACCAATCGACATTCGAACCTTGGGACGTGAGGCGGCAAGATGTCATGCCTATGCCAAAGCGCTGCATTACAAGGAACTCGAGTTTCTTCAGGACCACAACAGTCACGCGGTCGAAGCCCTGATTGTGATCAACAATCAGTTGCAGCAGTCTGATGCCGCCATTGGTATCTTGACTAAGGTGAAGGCGTACAAGGACGGGATCACGCTGCGGGAAAGCTGGTTCGAGAAGCTGGAGCGCTGGGATGAGGCGCTTAACTTTTACTGCCAACGCGAACGCGAGCTTCCGCCTGACCAGCCCACACCGGTCGACATCGTCATGGGCAAGATGCGTTGCTACCATGCGCTGGGCGAGTGGGATTCGCTAGCCTCGCTGGCTGGCAAGACATGGTCAAACTCGGCACCAGAGGTTCAACGCATGATCGCAGGCCTTGCCACCACGGCTGCCTGGGGGCTCGGGAAATGGGACTCTATGGATAACTACCTGCAGTCTATGAAGCGATTCTCACCAGACCGCGCCTTCTTCGGCGCCATCTTAGCCCTCCACCGCAATCAGTTCCGAGAAGCCCTGGGCTGCATCGACCAGGCTCGAGAAGGTCTCGATACAGAGCTGAGCGCCCTCGTGAGCGAATCCTACAACAGGGCATACCAAGTTGTTGTGCGCGTTCAGATGCTTGCAGAGTTGGAAGAATTGATCATCTACAAGCAGTGCGATGCTGAAAAGCAAGCCAGTTTGCGGGCAACATGGGAGACTCGTCTCAAGGGGTGCCAGCGAAACGTTGAGGTATGGCAGCGCATGCTGCGACTCCGGTCGCTCGTGCTCACGCCACCAGAGAACATGCACATGTGGACTAAGTTCGCCAACTTGTGCCGCAAGTCTGGACGGATGGGTTTGGCGGAGAAGTCACTGAGACAGCTTATCGGGTCGGATGTGCCGCTGGACACAGTGATCCCTCACTGGCACGACCGCCCCATGGACCCCGATGCCGAGAGACTTGCGTCTCCGGTTCTGTATGCAGTACTCAAGTACCAGTGGGAGGTCGGTTTGCAGCCGGCGATGCGAAACACTGACCGAACCATCGCCGAGAGAACGCTGTACTGCCTTCGCAAGTTCACTGACGAGACGGCCCACAGGGTAGAGAGCGCAAGACACCAACTAGCCGCTTCCACCCAGGCCGGTAACGGTGCAATTGACGGCTTACATCAGGCCTCTACCTTTTCCGAGTTCGACGAGGCGGCATTACTCAGCCCGGATGTGCAGCGTCACTGGACAGAACAAACGGTGCTGCTTGCCAAGTGCTACCTCCGCCAGGGCGATTGGATGATTGCCCTGAACAAGGACGATTGGCAATACACACGGCGCAAAGACATTCTCTCCTGCTACTACAAGGCCACCTATTATCATCGCCGCTGGTACAAGGCCTGGCATGCCTGGGCCTTGGCCAACTTCGAAGTGGTGCAGGCCCTAGGATCTCGCAAGGACCTAGACAGCGGCGTCATTATCCAGTATGCCGTGCCTGCTGTGCATGGCTTTTTCGAGTCTATTTCGCTCTCTTCGGGAAGCTCTTTGCAAGACACGCTGCGTTTGCTCACGCTCTGGCTTACATATGGTGGCAACCCCGATGTTGCCAGTGGTGTGACAGAGGGCTTCAATCGTGTCAGCGTCGATACCTGGCTTGAGGTCATTCCACAGTTGATCGCTCGCATTACCCAACCTAACAAGAAGGTTCAGGCGTCGATCCATGGTCTGTTGTCTGATGTCGGTCGTGCGCACCCCCAGGCGTTAGTCTACCCCTTGACGGTTGCCATGAAGTCGCGACAAAGCACGCGCAGGTCCAAGACCGCCAGCGTCATTATGGAGGCAATCCGTCAGCACAGTTATAAGCTGGTCGAGCAGGCAGAGACGGTGAGCCGCGAGCTTATTAGGACCGCGGTCCTCTGGCACGAGCTATGGCATGAGGGTCTGGAGGAGGCTTCCCGGCTCTACTTTGGCGATCACAATATCAAGGGAATGTTTGATGCCCTCGAGCCCCTTCACGACCTGCTCGAAAAGGGCCCTCAAACCCTCCGGGAGGTTTCATTTACACAGACGTTCGGCCGTGATCTGGGTGAGGCTCGCGAGTGGTGCCGGCAATATCGCGAAACAGAGGACGTCAATGACCTGAACCAAGCCTGGGACTTGTACTACCAGGTTTTCCGTCGTATCAGCCGACAGCTTCCACAGATGACCACACTGGAGCTGACCTACTGCTCTCCGGACCTGCTCCAGGCCAGGGACCTGGAGCTCGCGGTGCCGGGAACGTATCGCAGCGGCCAAGAGGTTGTCCGAATCATGTCTTTTGACGGCACCTTTACGgtcatcagcagcaagcaaCGTCCGCGAAAACTTGACATTGTTGGAAGTGACGGTAAGACGTACACTTTCTTGCTCAAAGGTCATGAGGACATCAGGCAGGATGAGCGTGTCATGCAGCTCTTCGGCCTCTGCAACACGCTCTTGGCCAACGACTCGGAATGCTACAAGCGCCATCTCAACATCCAACGTTACCCGGCTATTCCGCTGTCGCAGAACTCGGGTCTTCTCGGCTGGGTCCCAGACAGCGACACGATCCACCAGCTTATCCGTGATTATCGGGAGTCAAGAAAGATTCTCCTTAACATCGAGCATCGGATCATGCTTCAGATGGCGCCCGACTACGATAACCTCACACTCATGCAGAAGGTGGAAGTGTTTGGGTATGCCCTTGATAACACAACGGGTCAGGATCTGTACCGGGTCTTGTGGCTGAAGAGCAAGAGCTCTGAAGCCTGGTTAGACAGGCGAACTAATTACACGCGTTCCCTCGGCGTCATGTCGATGGTCGGGTACATCCTGGGCTTGGGCGACCGTCATCCGAGCAACCTGATGCTGGACCGCATCACGGGCAAGATCATTCACATTGACTTTGGCGACTGCTTTGAGGTGGCGATGAAGCGTGAGAAGTACCCGGAGCGGGTGCCTTTTAGGCTTACCCGCATGCTTACTTATGCCATGGAGGTTAGCAACATCGAGGGCAGCTTCCGGATTACATGCGAACACGTGATGAGAGTCTTGCGTGACAATAAGGAGAGCGTTATGGCCGTTCTCGAGGCT TTCATTCACGACCCGCTACTCACGTGGCGTCTTACCAACCCGGCCAGTCCCGCTGGACCACATTTCAATTCGGAGAGAGAGCAAGCTATTGCCGGGCCCCAGGCAGCACGGGTGCGTCGGCCTTCCATACTGGAAGCTCCGATGGCCCCGACTGAGTTCCTGGCAGCACAAGCTGGTCCCGAAGGCTTGACCGGGGCGCGTAGCCGTGCGCGTACAAATTCATCCGCCGCTCCGCTCCCAAGCATAACCGATGACGGTGTCCATGGCCCCATCGAGATCGCGGAGGTGCAAAATGCGCGGGCTGTCGAAGTGCTTGACCGGGTCTCCCAGAAACTCACGGGTCGTGATTTCAAGCCGAACGAAGAGCTTCTTGTTAAAGATCAGGTTAATAAGCTGATCATTGAGGCTACCAAGCTTGAGAATCTCTGCCAGCACTATATAGGGTGGTGCAGCTTTTGGTGA